One window of the Solanum stenotomum isolate F172 chromosome 11, ASM1918654v1, whole genome shotgun sequence genome contains the following:
- the LOC125845513 gene encoding putative clathrin assembly protein At1g03050, which produces MAPSKLRKAIGAVKDQTSISLAKVGGSNCLSDLEVAIVKATRHQEYPPEERHIREILSLTAYSRANIGACVDNISRRLGKTKNWVVALKSIMLIHRLLSDGDPSYEQEIFFATRQGTRLLNMSEFRDTRSNSWDYSSLIRTYSLYLDEQLEYRMQNRRGKRSAYAYDEELDNVEPETVVVKQPTPLSEMKNEHIFSRMQYLIQLLDRFLACKPAGLARTNRTVFVALYPLVNESFQIYYQITEIITILIDKFQELSIPESVKVHEIFCRINKQYVDLEQFYNWCKTVGIGRSSEYPDIENIPQKKLDLIDDFIREKSILGQNGNAMRYEPKSELVEKTQEPEPEPEPEQAMNEIKALPPPEGIPEEIKEEKHEEENKEVVKTQDVADFLNLGENSLTMEEHGDQLAVALFDGGGPTTDGPSTTTSPWEAFNNSGDWETALVQHTSHLSNQKASLPGGFNTLMLDGMYQQGAVAQVVANSGVVATGSARSVALGSAGRPAMLALPAPPSADSGAQSTAGTTTDPFAASLAIAPPSYVQMSEMEKKQRLLVDEQVMWQQYQKDGMQGQVGLARTTQSNPYAYNTGGYTQTF; this is translated from the exons ATGGCACCAAGCAAACTTAGAAAAGCAATTGGGGCTGTGAAGGACCAAACAAGCATAAGTCTAGCAAAGGTAGGAGGAAGCAATTGTTTGTCCGACCTAGAAGTTGCGATTGTTAAGGCTACTAGACACCAAGAGTACCCGCCTGAGGAGAGGCACATTCGAGAGATTCTAAGCTTGACTGCTTATTCTCGAGCCAATATTGGTGCTTGTGTTGATAACATTTCGAGACGTCTTGGAAAGACAAAGAATTGGGTTGTGGCGCTCAAGTCAATAATGTTGATCCATAGATTGCTATCCGATGGCGATCCCTCCTATGAGCAGGAAATTTTCTTTGCCACAAGACAAGGAACAAGGCTTCTTAACATGTCTGAGTTTCGAGATACCAGATCTAATTCATGGGACTATTCTTCACTTATTCGTACCTATTCTTTATACCTTGATGAACAACTTGAGTATAGGATGCAGAATCGGCGTGGAAAGCGCAGTGCCTACGCCTATGATGAAGAGTTAGACAATGTTGAACCTGAAACTGTCGTGGTGAAACAACCCACTCCGTTGAGCGAAATGAAGAATGAGCACATTTTCTCAAGGATGCAATATCTCATCCAACTTCTTGACCGATTTTTAGCTTGTAAACCCGCAG GTTTGGCAAGGACCAACAGAACTGTATTTGTGGCTCTATATCCACTTGTGAATGAGAGTTTCCAGATATATTATCAAATAACAGAAATAATAACTATCTTGATTGATAAGTTCCAAGAACTATCTATTCCCGAATCTGTCAAGGTTCACGAGATCTTCTGTCGTATTAACAAACAATATGTTGATCTTGAACAGTTCTACAATTGGTGTAAAACAGTTGGAATTGGACGATCTTCTGAATATCCAGATATTGAGAACATTCCACAAAAGAAACTTGACCTTATCGATGATTTTATACGGGAGAAGTCCATATTGGGACAGAATGGAAATGCAATGCGTTATGAACCTAAAAGTGAGCTGGTTGAAAAAACTCAAGAGCCAGAGCCAGAACCAGAACCAGAACAGGCGATGAATGAAATAAAGGCATTACCACCACCAGAGGGAATTCCTGAAGAAATAAAGGAAGAGAAAcacgaagaagaaaataaagaggtgGTGAAAACCCAAGACGTAGCTGACTTTTTGAACTTGGGTGAAAATTCATTAACTATGGAAGAACATGGAGATCAATTGGCTGTAGCACTCTTTGATGGTGGTGGTCCAACAACTGATGGTCCTTCAACAACTACTTCACCGTGGGAAGCGTTCAACAATTCAGGGGATTGGGAAACAGCACTTGTTCAGCACACGAGCCATTTGTCAAACCAGAAGGCTTCCCTTCCTGGAGGTTTCAACACATTAATGCTAGATGGAATGTATCAACAAGGAGCAGTAGCTCAAGTTGTAGCCAACTCAGGGGTTGTAGCTACTGGAAGTGCTCGCAGTGTCGCGCTTGGATCAGCTGGTCGGCCGGCAATGCTAGCCTTGCCTGCACCTCCATCAGCAGACAGCGGAGCTCAAAGTACAGCCGGTACAACCACTGATCCTTTTGCAGCATCACTAGCAATAGCTCCACCATCATATGTTCAAATGTCAGAAATGGAAAAGAAGCAGAGACTATTAGTAGATGAGCAAGTAATGTGGCAACAATATCAAAAGGATGGAATGCAAGGACAGGTAGGATTAGCAAGGACGACACAATCAAACCCTTATGCATACAACACAGGAGGTTACACACAAACCTTCTAG